From a single Planctellipticum variicoloris genomic region:
- the ettA gene encoding energy-dependent translational throttle protein EttA, which yields MAEQYIFQMEDLHKFHGKNEVLKGIWLSFYPGAKIGVLGPNGAGKSTLLRIMAGEDKDFMGTAKLTPGFVAEYVPQEPKLTPENTVLDELNEAVAAKRALLVRYDEINNRFGEGPDADEMDKLIEEQGKIQEQIDAENLWELDRELDIAADAMRLPPFDAKVGTLSGGERRRIALCKVLLRQPDLLLLDEPTNHLDAESVSWLERHLHDYRGTVVAVTHDRYFLDNSCEWILELDQGRGMPWKGNYSSWLEQKHERLRKEEKQASNRQKTLERELEWVRMSPKARQAKSKARLQAYEKLLAEEQESRDESIELKFPPGPRLGDTVVVFDKVAKGFGDKLLYGDLSFRLPPAGIVGIIGPNGAGKTTLFKLIMGEEKPDSGTVTVGNTVKLAYVEQNRDSLDGEKTVYDNISGGNDILRYGNVTINSRAYCGKFNFKGPDQQKQVKYLSGGERNRLLLAKTLTVGGNLLLLDEPTNDLDLETLRSLEEGLLNFSGCAVVISHDRWFLDRVATHILAFEGDSEVVWHEGNYQTYESLRKQRLGADAEQPHRIRYKKLGT from the coding sequence ATGGCCGAACAGTACATCTTCCAGATGGAAGACCTTCACAAATTCCACGGCAAGAACGAAGTCCTGAAAGGCATCTGGCTCTCCTTCTACCCCGGCGCCAAGATCGGCGTCCTCGGCCCCAACGGCGCGGGCAAAAGCACCCTGCTGCGGATCATGGCCGGAGAAGACAAGGACTTTATGGGGACCGCGAAGCTGACCCCCGGCTTCGTCGCGGAATATGTGCCGCAGGAACCGAAACTCACCCCCGAAAACACCGTCCTGGACGAGCTGAACGAGGCCGTCGCCGCCAAGCGGGCGCTGCTCGTGCGGTATGACGAAATCAACAACCGCTTCGGCGAAGGCCCCGACGCGGACGAAATGGACAAGCTGATCGAAGAACAGGGGAAAATCCAGGAGCAGATCGACGCCGAGAACCTGTGGGAACTCGACCGCGAGCTCGATATTGCCGCCGACGCCATGCGACTCCCCCCGTTCGATGCAAAAGTCGGCACGCTGTCGGGTGGTGAGCGCCGGCGGATCGCGCTCTGCAAGGTGTTGCTACGCCAGCCCGATCTGCTGCTGCTCGACGAACCGACCAACCACCTGGACGCAGAGTCCGTCTCCTGGCTCGAACGGCACCTGCACGACTACCGGGGAACGGTCGTGGCAGTCACGCACGACCGGTACTTCCTCGACAACAGTTGCGAGTGGATTCTGGAGCTGGACCAGGGCCGCGGCATGCCCTGGAAGGGGAACTATTCCTCCTGGCTGGAGCAGAAGCACGAACGGCTCCGCAAAGAGGAGAAGCAGGCGTCCAATCGCCAGAAGACGCTCGAACGGGAACTGGAATGGGTCCGGATGTCCCCGAAAGCCCGTCAGGCCAAGAGCAAGGCCCGTCTGCAGGCGTACGAAAAGCTGCTCGCCGAGGAGCAGGAATCCCGCGACGAATCGATCGAGCTGAAGTTCCCCCCCGGTCCGCGGTTGGGCGACACCGTCGTCGTCTTCGACAAGGTCGCCAAAGGCTTCGGCGACAAGCTGCTGTATGGAGACCTGTCGTTCCGCCTCCCCCCCGCCGGGATTGTCGGAATCATCGGCCCGAACGGGGCCGGTAAGACCACGCTTTTCAAGCTGATCATGGGCGAAGAGAAACCGGATTCCGGAACGGTGACCGTCGGCAACACCGTCAAGCTCGCGTACGTCGAGCAGAACCGGGACAGCCTGGACGGCGAGAAGACCGTCTACGACAACATCTCCGGCGGCAACGACATCCTCCGTTACGGCAACGTGACGATCAACAGCCGGGCCTATTGCGGGAAGTTCAACTTCAAGGGGCCGGATCAGCAGAAGCAGGTGAAGTACCTCTCGGGCGGCGAGCGGAACCGGCTGCTGCTGGCGAAGACGCTGACCGTCGGGGGCAACCTGCTCCTCCTCGACGAACCGACCAACGACCTCGATCTCGAAACGCTGCGCTCGCTGGAAGAAGGCCTGCTGAACTTCTCCGGCTGCGCCGTGGTCATCAGCCACGACCGCTGGTTCCTGGACCGGGTCGCGACGCACATTCTGGCATTCGAGGGAGACAGCGAAGTCGTCTGGCACGAAGGAAACTACCAGACCTACGAATCTCTGCGCAAGCAGCGACTCGGAGCGGACGCCGAGCAGCCGCACCGGATCCGGTATAAGAAGCTGGGAACATAG
- a CDS encoding DUF480 domain-containing protein, with protein sequence MAESSMEKIPLPELSRKQRRVLGVLLEKGFTTPDQYPLTLKATTTGCNQKNNRDPVSAYDEDTVADTLGQLNRMGFVGVLHPESGRTERYRHYMRHRTDLTEHQLAVLTELLLRGKQQPGELRTRASRMAPIDSQEELRIALQGLMDLGLARANGSLERRGVEVDHNLYPANENHDALSVLTDEPAAPPESRPAAAAPRAAAADSSRASALEETVEDLRTQMVELRDLVSRLQDEMSDLRRQLGA encoded by the coding sequence GTGGCCGAGAGTTCGATGGAGAAGATCCCCCTGCCGGAGCTGTCACGGAAGCAGCGACGCGTCCTCGGCGTACTGCTCGAGAAGGGCTTCACCACTCCCGACCAGTATCCGCTGACGCTGAAGGCCACGACCACCGGCTGCAATCAGAAGAATAACCGGGATCCCGTCAGCGCCTACGACGAAGACACCGTCGCCGACACGCTCGGCCAGTTGAACCGGATGGGTTTCGTCGGCGTCCTGCACCCGGAAAGCGGACGGACCGAGCGCTACCGCCACTACATGCGCCACCGCACCGACCTCACCGAACATCAGCTCGCGGTTCTGACGGAACTACTGCTCCGCGGCAAACAGCAGCCGGGCGAGCTTCGGACGCGGGCGAGCCGGATGGCCCCGATCGACTCCCAGGAAGAATTGCGGATCGCGCTGCAGGGACTGATGGATCTCGGACTGGCCCGCGCCAACGGCTCGCTGGAACGCCGCGGGGTCGAGGTCGATCACAACCTCTACCCGGCCAACGAGAATCACGACGCGCTGTCGGTTCTGACGGATGAGCCGGCGGCTCCCCCGGAAAGCCGGCCCGCAGCCGCTGCTCCGCGCGCGGCCGCCGCCGATTCCAGCCGGGCGTCAGCCCTGGAAGAGACCGTCGAAGATCTGCGCACGCAGATGGTCGAGCTGCGCGACCTGGTCAGCCGGCTGCAGGACGAGATGTCGGACCTGCGCCGGCAGCTTGGGGCGTGA
- a CDS encoding CpaF family protein, translating into MAAPNTYTAPRSGRSGPPTEEEFETLKRLIHSKLVEKLDLSRVGDLEGDSLRREIRLVIEHLCDSENPLLNRAERERLIEEVLDETFGYGPLEILLKEQGVADIMINGPKHVFIEKNGRIQRSEVTFRDNQHLLQILDRIVSRVGRRVDETSPMVDARLPDGSRLNAIIPPLALDGPSITIRRFGSKPLALEDLLRFKAFSPEMALLLEGAVKARLNLIISGGTGSGKTTLLNTLSSFIPNDQRVITIEDAAELQLQQDHVLRLETRPANIEGKGRVNATDLVKNALRMRPDRVIIGECRGPESLDMLQAMNTGHEGSMTTIHANTPRDAVSRLETMISMGGFEIPLKALRQQFAAAVDLVLQVNRLQGGPRRVTAITEVLNLEQDTVVMQDIFVYVQDGIGEDGRAFGHFEATGVRPSFMGRLESAGVRLPANLFGHRNLGRC; encoded by the coding sequence ATGGCCGCGCCCAACACGTACACCGCCCCGCGCTCAGGTCGCAGCGGTCCTCCCACCGAAGAAGAATTTGAAACGCTCAAGCGGCTGATCCACAGCAAGCTGGTCGAAAAGCTCGACCTCTCCCGCGTCGGCGATCTGGAAGGCGATTCCCTCCGGCGGGAAATCCGCCTGGTCATCGAACACCTGTGCGACAGCGAAAATCCGCTCCTCAACCGCGCTGAACGCGAACGCCTCATCGAGGAAGTCCTCGACGAAACCTTCGGCTACGGTCCGCTCGAAATCCTGCTCAAAGAGCAGGGGGTCGCGGACATCATGATCAACGGCCCGAAGCACGTTTTCATCGAAAAGAACGGACGGATTCAGCGGTCTGAAGTCACCTTCCGCGACAATCAGCACCTGCTGCAGATTCTCGACCGGATCGTCTCCCGCGTCGGTCGACGCGTCGACGAAACGTCGCCGATGGTCGACGCCCGGCTCCCCGACGGTTCGCGACTCAATGCCATCATTCCGCCGCTGGCCCTCGACGGACCGTCGATTACGATCCGGCGTTTCGGCTCGAAGCCGCTGGCGTTGGAGGATCTGCTCCGCTTCAAGGCCTTTTCGCCGGAAATGGCGCTGCTCCTGGAAGGGGCTGTGAAGGCGCGGCTGAACCTGATCATCAGCGGCGGCACCGGCTCCGGCAAGACGACGCTGCTCAACACGCTGTCGAGCTTCATTCCGAACGACCAGCGCGTCATCACCATCGAAGACGCCGCGGAGCTCCAGCTCCAGCAGGATCACGTCCTGCGGCTGGAAACGCGTCCCGCCAACATCGAAGGCAAAGGTCGCGTCAACGCGACGGATCTCGTGAAGAACGCCCTGCGAATGCGTCCCGACCGCGTCATCATCGGCGAATGCCGCGGTCCGGAATCGCTGGACATGCTGCAGGCCATGAATACGGGCCACGAAGGCTCGATGACGACCATTCACGCGAATACCCCGCGAGACGCGGTGTCTCGTCTGGAAACGATGATTTCGATGGGCGGCTTCGAAATCCCGCTCAAAGCCCTGCGTCAGCAGTTCGCGGCCGCCGTGGACCTCGTGCTGCAGGTCAACCGGTTGCAGGGCGGGCCGCGCCGCGTCACGGCGATCACCGAGGTGCTGAACCTCGAACAGGACACGGTCGTGATGCAGGACATCTTCGTCTACGTCCAGGACGGCATCGGCGAGGATGGTCGGGCCTTCGGACACTTCGAAGCGACGGGCGTTCGTCCGTCGTTCATGGGACGGCTGGAATCGGCCGGCGTCCGTCTGCCCGCGAATCTGTTCGGCCATCGAAACCTGGGACGCTGCTGA
- a CDS encoding type II secretion system F family protein, which yields MSLDPVILISLSAFLAVGALATALFVIFGAVGDSNLEDRLQALAGQKPPDEPENRGLMKEDLMAAGAGVFSGASNAISRRFSNLGLYFQQADSPISFEQFLGISVLAGLLGVAAAMIAKAPAPLYPVAAIVLAVLPMIWLSWRRKSRFNAFAKRLPEALELIARALRSGHSLNSGLNMVAEEMPAPVGTEFGIAFEEQNLGVPVEQALKNMVKRMPNLDLKFFATAVAIQRQTGGDLAEILDKISYVVRERFKILGAVQALTGEGRLSGVVLMAMPIAIFFAVYYLNQDYVMLLFTTEIGKKMIGGAIVMQILGAIVIRKIIDIKV from the coding sequence ATGTCGCTCGACCCCGTGATTCTGATCTCGCTGTCGGCTTTTCTCGCAGTGGGCGCCCTGGCGACCGCGCTGTTTGTCATATTCGGCGCGGTCGGCGACTCCAACCTGGAAGATCGCCTGCAGGCGCTCGCCGGCCAGAAGCCGCCGGACGAGCCGGAAAACCGCGGCCTGATGAAGGAAGACCTCATGGCCGCCGGGGCGGGGGTCTTCTCCGGCGCGTCGAATGCGATCTCCCGTCGCTTTTCGAACCTGGGCCTCTACTTTCAGCAGGCGGATTCGCCGATTTCCTTCGAGCAGTTTCTCGGAATCAGCGTCCTGGCGGGACTGCTGGGGGTCGCGGCGGCCATGATCGCGAAGGCGCCGGCGCCGCTCTACCCCGTCGCCGCGATCGTCCTGGCCGTGCTGCCGATGATTTGGCTGTCGTGGCGCCGCAAGAGCCGGTTCAACGCGTTTGCCAAACGACTGCCCGAAGCGCTGGAGCTGATCGCCCGCGCTCTGCGCTCCGGCCACAGCCTGAACTCCGGCTTGAACATGGTGGCGGAGGAAATGCCGGCGCCGGTCGGGACCGAGTTCGGTATCGCCTTCGAAGAACAGAACCTGGGCGTGCCGGTCGAACAGGCGCTCAAGAACATGGTCAAGCGAATGCCGAATCTCGACCTCAAGTTCTTCGCCACGGCGGTCGCCATCCAGCGGCAGACCGGCGGCGATCTCGCCGAAATCCTCGACAAAATCAGCTACGTCGTCCGCGAACGCTTCAAAATCCTCGGCGCCGTGCAGGCTCTGACCGGTGAAGGTCGGTTGAGCGGCGTGGTGCTGATGGCCATGCCGATCGCCATCTTCTTCGCCGTGTACTACCTGAACCAGGACTACGTCATGCTCCTGTTCACGACGGAAATCGGCAAGAAGATGATCGGCGGCGCGATCGTCATGCAGATTCTCGGCGCCATCGTCATCCGAAAAATTATCGACATCAAGGTGTAG
- a CDS encoding type II secretion system F family protein — protein sequence MDIDFPTLLPYVVFGAITLAIWAVMSALSGGSDRAAERLDYLKNPVNRGRGNEARGMGALFEKAAPALSRALQPQTELEQNNLKVKLANAGFLNPAAPQIYLAAKLSLMVVGLVIGGGIGAWKYGVTQSGLTALVLAGGIGFYLPAVVLWYLKSKRQQAIFLSLPDALDLLVVCVEAGLGLDAGMRRVAEEMNDTAPEMCEELDMCLLQLQMGRSRREVLHDFGVRTGVDDVKALVAILIQADKFGSSVAQALRVQSDAMRVKRRQIAEEKAQKTAVQMLFPLVIFIFPGVFVVLVGPAAIKFMRDMM from the coding sequence ATGGACATCGATTTCCCGACGCTGCTCCCCTATGTTGTGTTCGGCGCCATCACGCTGGCCATCTGGGCGGTCATGTCTGCACTGAGCGGCGGCAGCGACCGCGCCGCCGAACGGCTGGACTACCTGAAAAACCCCGTCAACCGCGGACGCGGCAACGAAGCCAGGGGCATGGGAGCGCTGTTCGAAAAGGCCGCTCCGGCACTCTCGCGGGCACTTCAGCCCCAGACCGAACTCGAACAGAACAACCTGAAAGTAAAGCTCGCCAACGCCGGATTTCTCAATCCGGCCGCGCCCCAGATCTACCTCGCCGCCAAGCTCTCCCTGATGGTTGTGGGACTCGTGATCGGCGGGGGCATCGGCGCCTGGAAGTACGGCGTGACTCAAAGCGGCCTGACCGCGCTCGTCCTTGCCGGAGGCATCGGGTTCTACCTCCCCGCCGTCGTCCTCTGGTATCTGAAGTCGAAACGCCAGCAAGCCATCTTCCTGTCGCTGCCCGACGCCCTCGACCTGCTGGTGGTCTGCGTCGAAGCGGGTCTCGGACTCGACGCCGGCATGCGGCGCGTCGCCGAGGAAATGAACGACACGGCGCCGGAAATGTGCGAAGAACTTGATATGTGCCTGCTGCAGCTTCAGATGGGCCGCAGCCGCCGGGAGGTGCTGCACGATTTCGGCGTCCGGACAGGCGTCGACGACGTGAAGGCCCTGGTCGCCATTCTGATTCAGGCGGACAAATTCGGCTCCTCCGTCGCACAGGCCCTGCGGGTCCAGTCGGACGCCATGCGGGTCAAACGCCGGCAGATCGCAGAAGAAAAGGCCCAGAAGACCGCGGTCCAGATGCTCTTTCCGCTCGTGATTTTCATCTTCCCGGGCGTGTTCGTGGTCCTCGTCGGCCCCGCGGCCATCAAGTTCATGCGGGACATGATGTAG
- the lpxA gene encoding acyl-ACP--UDP-N-acetylglucosamine O-acyltransferase: protein MPVHPTAVIDPRAEVDPSAEIGPYAVIDGPVRIGAAAVIGPHVHLLGRTSIGPGCRLHAGVIVGDLPQDRAYKGSPTECHIGAETILREYVTIHRGTAEGTATVVGERCFVMAHAHVGHNCRVGDDVMLVNGSLLGGYVEVGRRAVISGNAAVHQFVRVGELAMIAGLAKIVQDVPPCMMVDGPGWCVGVNTIGMRRAGMDPAERREVKAMFRRLYCVPTSLSAAVQEFESTVQTNAGRTILHFLKHPSRRGIGAHGGPRKGASDLPDGGEPTTVE from the coding sequence ATGCCGGTGCACCCGACCGCGGTCATCGATCCGCGGGCAGAAGTCGATCCTTCTGCCGAAATCGGCCCCTACGCTGTAATTGACGGCCCTGTACGAATTGGCGCCGCTGCCGTCATCGGCCCCCATGTGCACCTCCTCGGCCGAACCTCCATCGGCCCCGGTTGCCGCCTTCACGCCGGAGTCATCGTCGGCGACCTGCCGCAGGATCGGGCCTACAAGGGCAGCCCGACCGAGTGCCACATCGGAGCGGAAACGATCCTGCGGGAATACGTCACCATCCATCGCGGGACGGCGGAAGGGACGGCGACCGTCGTCGGCGAACGCTGCTTCGTCATGGCGCATGCCCATGTCGGTCACAATTGCCGCGTCGGCGACGATGTCATGCTCGTCAATGGCTCGCTGCTCGGCGGCTACGTCGAAGTCGGCCGACGTGCCGTCATCTCCGGGAACGCCGCGGTCCACCAGTTTGTCCGGGTGGGCGAACTGGCGATGATCGCCGGCCTGGCCAAAATTGTTCAGGACGTCCCCCCCTGCATGATGGTCGACGGCCCCGGCTGGTGCGTCGGCGTCAACACCATCGGCATGCGCCGGGCCGGAATGGACCCCGCGGAGCGCCGCGAGGTGAAGGCGATGTTCCGCCGGCTCTACTGCGTCCCGACGAGCCTGAGCGCTGCCGTGCAGGAGTTTGAATCGACTGTCCAGACCAACGCCGGCCGGACGATTCTGCACTTCCTGAAGCACCCCTCCCGGCGGGGGATCGGAGCGCACGGCGGCCCGCGCAAGGGGGCAAGCGATCTGCCCGATGGCGGCGAACCAACGACCGTTGAGTAG
- a CDS encoding co-chaperone GroES — protein sequence MAEFVEPLGKRILIRKDESRQRTRGGIVLPDQAEIPTITGRVVEISVQIERDLDFPVKKYDKILFHPKNAIPVDLESDNLLFVVPIEDVVAVFRRSEPRNPRKSRKEREVEPPSDDEE from the coding sequence TTGGCCGAATTTGTGGAACCTCTCGGAAAGCGGATCCTGATCCGCAAGGACGAGAGTCGTCAGCGCACCCGCGGAGGGATCGTCCTGCCGGATCAGGCCGAGATCCCGACGATTACCGGCCGAGTCGTGGAAATCAGCGTCCAGATCGAACGGGATCTCGATTTCCCGGTCAAAAAGTACGACAAGATTCTGTTCCACCCGAAGAACGCGATCCCGGTCGACCTGGAGTCGGATAATCTCCTCTTCGTGGTGCCGATCGAAGACGTCGTGGCCGTATTCCGGCGTTCCGAGCCGCGAAATCCCCGGAAGTCCCGCAAAGAGCGCGAAGTCGAACCGCCATCCGACGATGAGGAATAG
- a CDS encoding phytanoyl-CoA dioxygenase family protein, which translates to MSHDACRSQYDSEGYVVIRQLLPGADLTLLQQNLDRYIRHVVPDLADADAFYDDRSRPETLKQLQHMEHDPFFADYANHPVWKSVAERLLGEEARGQGTEWFNKPPGTNHATPPHQDNYYFCLTPPQVLTMWLALDSVDEENGCLRYVPGSHRRGVRPHGRTQTLGFSQGITDYGPEDYAHEVPILLEPGDAVIHHGNTIHRADANRSPVRNRRSFAIVFRGVSCRRDEVAYGRYREAAQVQHAALGLKT; encoded by the coding sequence GTGTCCCACGACGCCTGCCGGTCGCAGTATGACTCCGAGGGCTATGTTGTCATCCGCCAGTTGCTGCCGGGAGCCGACCTGACCCTGCTGCAACAGAACCTGGATCGATACATCCGGCATGTCGTCCCCGACCTGGCGGATGCGGACGCCTTCTACGACGACCGCAGCCGGCCGGAGACTCTCAAGCAGCTTCAGCACATGGAGCATGATCCGTTTTTTGCCGACTACGCCAATCATCCGGTCTGGAAGTCGGTCGCCGAGCGCCTGCTCGGCGAAGAAGCCCGCGGCCAGGGAACGGAGTGGTTCAACAAACCGCCGGGAACGAACCACGCCACGCCCCCCCACCAGGACAATTACTACTTCTGCCTGACGCCGCCCCAGGTGCTGACCATGTGGCTGGCCCTCGACTCCGTTGACGAAGAAAACGGCTGCCTGCGGTATGTCCCCGGGTCGCACCGCCGGGGCGTTCGACCGCACGGACGGACGCAGACGCTCGGATTCTCTCAGGGGATCACCGACTACGGTCCCGAGGACTATGCGCACGAGGTTCCGATTCTCCTGGAGCCGGGAGACGCGGTGATCCACCACGGCAACACGATTCATCGGGCCGACGCCAATCGGTCCCCGGTGAGGAACCGGCGGAGTTTTGCGATCGTCTTCCGTGGCGTCAGTTGCCGGCGGGACGAAGTGGCCTATGGCCGCTATCGGGAGGCCGCTCAAGTTCAGCACGCGGCGCTCGGATTGAAGACGTAG
- a CDS encoding aspartate aminotransferase family protein gives MNVPARPSRVPRSMELYRRALERIPGGTQLVSRRPNRVAYGVSPVYATRASGARFWDVDGFEYIDWISGIGAILLGYADPVVDEAVRGQIALGTMYSVNHELEIELADELAKFIPCAEMTRYAKCGGEACAIAVRIARGVTGRDLVLFCGYHGWHDWYLAANLAEEASLNGHLFPGIEPIGVPQALAGTALPFAFGDLPALGELLDRHRGKVAAVIMEPLRSEIPPAGYLQGVANLAREHGAVFIFDEVSAGLRYGTGGAQKHLGVTPDMAVFAKSLSNGYPMAAVVGKREVMEPAGRMFISSTYWSDTLGLQAALTTLREVHRRNVPEQLWRFGAELKCRLNAAGEQAGLAVKCAGVDVHPSLQFAIEDPVLKSQVTTLYIQEMAKRGCHGYASFYLNAAQGPAELEQTVKAAGETFAIIRDALDSNSVERRLECDVQQDAFRRLVK, from the coding sequence ATGAATGTCCCTGCCCGGCCGTCTCGCGTTCCCCGTTCGATGGAGTTGTATCGGCGGGCGCTGGAGCGGATTCCGGGCGGGACCCAGCTCGTCAGCCGACGGCCCAACCGGGTGGCCTATGGCGTCTCTCCCGTCTACGCGACGCGCGCCAGCGGCGCACGCTTCTGGGATGTCGACGGCTTCGAGTACATCGACTGGATCAGCGGCATCGGAGCCATCCTGCTGGGCTACGCCGATCCGGTCGTCGATGAGGCGGTCCGCGGCCAGATCGCTCTGGGGACCATGTATTCGGTCAACCACGAACTGGAAATCGAGCTGGCCGACGAGCTGGCAAAGTTTATCCCCTGCGCAGAGATGACCAGGTACGCCAAGTGCGGCGGCGAAGCCTGCGCGATCGCCGTTCGGATCGCACGCGGCGTCACCGGGCGCGATCTGGTTCTGTTCTGCGGCTACCACGGCTGGCACGACTGGTACCTGGCCGCCAATCTGGCTGAAGAGGCGAGCCTGAACGGGCATCTCTTTCCAGGAATCGAGCCGATCGGCGTACCGCAGGCGCTGGCGGGGACCGCCCTCCCCTTTGCCTTCGGCGACCTGCCGGCGCTCGGCGAACTGCTCGACCGGCACCGCGGCAAAGTCGCGGCAGTGATCATGGAACCGCTCCGGTCGGAGATTCCTCCGGCCGGGTACCTCCAGGGGGTCGCGAACCTCGCCCGCGAACACGGCGCGGTGTTCATCTTCGATGAAGTCTCCGCCGGATTGCGATACGGCACCGGAGGGGCTCAGAAGCATCTGGGAGTCACGCCCGACATGGCGGTCTTTGCCAAATCGCTGTCGAACGGCTATCCGATGGCCGCCGTCGTCGGGAAACGCGAGGTGATGGAACCGGCGGGCCGCATGTTTATCTCCAGCACCTACTGGAGCGACACCCTCGGCCTGCAGGCTGCACTGACGACTCTCCGCGAAGTCCACCGGCGAAATGTTCCAGAGCAGCTCTGGCGATTCGGCGCGGAACTCAAATGCCGCTTGAACGCCGCCGGCGAACAGGCCGGGCTGGCGGTGAAGTGCGCCGGCGTCGACGTCCATCCCTCGCTGCAGTTCGCGATTGAGGATCCAGTCCTGAAGAGCCAGGTCACGACGCTCTATATCCAGGAAATGGCGAAACGCGGCTGTCACGGCTACGCGTCGTTCTATCTGAACGCCGCCCAGGGCCCAGCCGAACTGGAACAGACCGTCAAGGCGGCCGGCGAGACGTTTGCGATCATTCGCGACGCCCTCGACTCGAACTCCGTCGAGCGACGGCTGGAGTGCGACGTCCAGCAGGATGCGTTCCGTCGATTGGTAAAGTGA
- a CDS encoding amidohydrolase family protein, with the protein MRDWEVTDADRELFARELDSFVPDRIFDAHSHWYAVEHFPADSVPDLVRNGPARAGAVEFQRCINELTPGRATEGLFFPYPFVGVDVAAANQFLADELQKQRGSRGQMLVLPTDDPEFIRETVRRHGFVGLKCYHIYSPTKPTFQSIIEDYLPEPQVQVAHEEGLSITLHMVLSRALADERNQATIQRYCRTYPNLRLILAHSARGFNPHHTLLGIDSLRGLDNVWFDSSAVTDSGAHEAIIRTLGHDRLLYGSDFPVSHLRGRCVALGDTFFWISAENTQLSVPYADLQLSLVGHEALRTLKVAAMATGLSDAQVEDVFSNNARKLFGLT; encoded by the coding sequence ATGCGCGACTGGGAAGTCACCGACGCCGATCGCGAGCTGTTCGCCCGCGAGCTCGACAGCTTCGTTCCCGACCGGATCTTCGACGCCCACTCCCACTGGTACGCGGTCGAGCACTTTCCGGCGGATTCCGTTCCCGATCTCGTCCGCAACGGACCGGCCCGGGCCGGGGCGGTCGAGTTTCAGCGCTGCATCAACGAATTAACACCCGGCCGAGCGACGGAGGGGCTCTTCTTTCCCTATCCCTTCGTCGGCGTCGATGTGGCCGCCGCGAACCAGTTCCTTGCGGATGAGCTGCAGAAGCAACGCGGCTCGCGCGGCCAGATGCTGGTCCTGCCAACCGACGACCCCGAGTTCATCCGCGAGACCGTCCGCCGCCACGGCTTCGTCGGCCTGAAGTGCTACCACATCTATTCCCCGACAAAGCCGACGTTTCAATCGATCATTGAGGATTATCTGCCCGAACCGCAGGTGCAGGTCGCGCATGAAGAAGGGCTGTCGATCACGCTGCACATGGTGCTGTCGCGGGCGCTGGCAGACGAGCGAAACCAGGCGACGATCCAGCGGTACTGCCGGACGTATCCCAACCTGCGGCTGATCCTCGCCCACTCCGCCCGCGGGTTTAACCCGCACCACACGCTGCTGGGGATCGACTCGCTCCGGGGGCTGGACAACGTCTGGTTCGATTCTTCAGCGGTAACAGATTCCGGCGCTCACGAGGCGATCATCCGCACGCTGGGCCACGATCGGCTCCTCTACGGATCCGACTTTCCGGTCTCGCATCTTCGCGGGCGATGCGTGGCGCTGGGCGACACCTTCTTCTGGATTTCCGCCGAGAATACGCAGCTCTCGGTGCCGTACGCCGACCTGCAACTCAGCCTGGTCGGGCATGAGGCCCTGCGGACGCTGAAAGTGGCTGCGATGGCGACGGGGCTGAGCGATGCGCAGGTGGAGGACGTCTTCAGCAACAACGCGCGGAAACTGTTTGGGCTGACCTGA